From one Bacteroides fragilis NCTC 9343 genomic stretch:
- a CDS encoding RagB/SusD family nutrient uptake outer membrane protein produces the protein MKKIKYIACLLSLAVVSGCDSILDKGPLDSFTNDNFWTGEGNISGYANAFYEQFLGYGNGNGYGDFYFKTLSDDQAGMSFAKWTYPDNAPSTSAAWKNGWIEVRRANIMLENVPTVASLDEATKNHWLGVARLMRAWQYYHLVRMYGNLPWIDKALNINDEGEIYGNREDRDMVMDKVLEDLDFAVTNIKDIPSKTTWSRSLANAMKAEVCLYEGTFRKYRKNEDGQQAPDATGAARYLTACKEACLAVMSKGYKLNTSYQGNYNSTDLSSNPEMILYKAYKEGLLMHSTIDYTCSSTQISGMSKNAFESYLFKDGKPMALTSLNKSDEAPFQYGHLSLKAILAVRDKRLAQTIDTVLLYNGRGFTRFNTGMESTSSTGYGVAKYDNEAIPEGFRSQSGKNYTHAPLFWLSVIYLNYAEACAELGNITQDDLDKSINLLKDRAGLPHLNPIVGFSDPANNHGVSDLIWEIRRERRCELMFDNDNRYWDLIRWHQLDKLDTTKYPDIILGANVANDMDGCEANKVGKYIDGSKDGSRIYDKKHYLYPIPTGQIALNPQLAPNNPGW, from the coding sequence ATGAAAAAAATTAAATATATAGCATGTCTGCTGTCATTGGCTGTAGTATCCGGTTGTGACAGTATCTTAGACAAAGGTCCTCTGGACTCTTTTACCAATGATAACTTTTGGACCGGTGAAGGAAATATATCCGGATATGCAAATGCATTCTACGAACAATTCTTAGGATATGGTAACGGCAATGGTTACGGTGATTTCTATTTCAAGACATTATCTGACGATCAAGCCGGAATGAGCTTTGCCAAATGGACTTATCCGGACAATGCACCCTCAACAAGTGCTGCCTGGAAAAATGGCTGGATTGAGGTTCGCCGCGCTAACATCATGCTCGAGAATGTACCGACAGTTGCTTCATTGGACGAAGCAACCAAAAATCATTGGCTCGGAGTAGCCCGCTTAATGAGAGCTTGGCAATACTATCACTTAGTACGTATGTATGGTAATCTACCTTGGATAGACAAAGCACTTAACATCAATGATGAAGGAGAAATATATGGCAACCGCGAGGATCGGGATATGGTGATGGACAAAGTGCTGGAAGATCTGGACTTTGCGGTAACCAATATCAAAGATATTCCCAGTAAAACGACTTGGAGCCGTTCATTAGCCAACGCAATGAAAGCTGAGGTATGCCTCTACGAAGGCACTTTTCGTAAATATCGCAAAAATGAAGATGGACAGCAAGCCCCCGATGCAACAGGTGCTGCCAGATACCTCACAGCCTGCAAAGAAGCATGTCTGGCCGTTATGAGCAAAGGTTATAAATTAAACACCTCTTATCAGGGGAATTATAACTCGACAGATTTAAGCAGTAATCCGGAAATGATTTTATACAAAGCATACAAAGAAGGATTACTCATGCACTCCACTATCGACTACACATGCTCATCCACTCAAATCAGCGGTATGAGTAAAAATGCGTTCGAATCCTACCTGTTTAAAGATGGTAAGCCCATGGCATTGACTTCTTTGAATAAAAGTGACGAAGCACCTTTCCAATACGGACATTTATCTTTAAAAGCCATTCTCGCTGTCCGGGATAAACGACTGGCCCAAACAATTGATACAGTACTCCTGTATAATGGCAGAGGATTTACACGATTTAACACCGGCATGGAATCAACTTCTTCGACAGGTTATGGAGTGGCTAAATACGATAATGAAGCTATCCCGGAAGGTTTTAGAAGTCAATCAGGAAAGAATTATACTCATGCTCCTTTATTTTGGTTGTCAGTAATTTATTTAAATTATGCGGAAGCCTGCGCTGAATTAGGTAATATCACTCAAGATGACTTGGATAAATCTATCAACTTACTAAAAGACCGTGCTGGATTACCACATCTAAACCCTATCGTCGGTTTCAGTGATCCTGCAAATAACCATGGGGTTAGCGATTTAATCTGGGAGATTCGTCGTGAACGCCGTTGTGAACTGATGTTCGATAATGATAACCGATATTGGGATTTAATACGTTGGCATCAACTCGATAAATTGGATACAACCAAATACCCCGATATCATCTTAGGTGCTAACGTAGCCAATGACATGGATGGTTGTGAAGCCAATAAAGTTGGTAAATATATTGACGGAAGTAAAGATGGTAGTCGTATATACGATAAAAAACATTATTTATATCCGATTCCAACCGGACAAATAGCTTTAAATCCACAATTAGCCCCCAATAATCCGGGTTGGTAA
- a CDS encoding exo-beta-N-acetylmuramidase NamZ family protein, which yields MKKILLIVVLLCSTLFAQAQKSDVIIGAEQTKAYFPILKNKRIAIFSNHTGMVGNKHLLDILLENNFNVVAIFSPEHGFRGNADAGEHVSSTIDSKTGVPILSLYNGKSKKPSEASMKKFDILIVDIQDVGLRFYTYYISMVRLMDACAEYDRKILILDRPNPNGHYVDGPILDMKYKSGVGGLPIPIVHGMTLGELALMVNGERWLPSSRICDVTVIPCKNYTHQTMYRLPIPPSPNLPNMKAIYLYPSICLFEGTPVSLGRGTTLPFQVYGHPNMTGYNYNFTPRSIPGAKNPPQLNKLCHGVNLSNLSDEEIWKKGINLDYLIDAYHNLNMGDRFFRPFFELLVGTDYVRKMIEGGKSADEIKARWKRDVERFKIQRKPYLLYQDN from the coding sequence ATGAAAAAGATCCTACTCATAGTCGTCTTATTATGTAGTACTCTCTTTGCTCAAGCACAAAAGAGCGATGTAATTATAGGTGCTGAGCAGACTAAAGCATATTTTCCAATTCTAAAAAATAAACGAATTGCTATATTTTCCAATCACACCGGAATGGTGGGAAATAAGCACTTGCTGGATATATTATTGGAAAACAACTTTAATGTAGTTGCAATTTTTTCACCAGAACATGGTTTCCGTGGAAATGCTGATGCCGGCGAACATGTATCCAGTACAATCGATTCAAAAACAGGAGTACCCATTCTTTCTCTTTACAACGGAAAGTCGAAGAAACCGAGTGAAGCCTCCATGAAAAAGTTCGATATATTGATTGTAGACATACAAGATGTGGGGTTACGCTTCTACACTTATTATATATCTATGGTGCGTTTGATGGATGCCTGCGCAGAATATGACCGCAAAATACTGATTCTGGACCGACCAAATCCAAATGGCCATTATGTTGACGGACCAATATTGGATATGAAATATAAATCGGGAGTAGGCGGATTACCTATCCCCATTGTACACGGAATGACACTAGGCGAACTTGCCTTGATGGTCAATGGCGAACGATGGCTACCTTCTTCACGAATTTGCGACGTGACCGTCATTCCTTGTAAGAACTATACACACCAGACAATGTATCGCCTGCCCATTCCTCCTTCGCCTAACTTACCGAACATGAAAGCGATTTATCTATACCCTTCCATCTGCCTTTTCGAAGGGACTCCAGTAAGCTTGGGACGTGGCACCACTCTACCTTTTCAAGTATACGGCCATCCTAATATGACCGGATACAATTACAATTTCACTCCTCGTAGTATTCCAGGAGCAAAAAATCCGCCGCAACTTAACAAATTATGCCACGGAGTAAACTTGAGTAATCTTAGTGACGAAGAAATTTGGAAAAAAGGAATAAACTTAGACTACTTAATTGACGCCTATCATAATCTGAATATGGGAGATCGTTTTTTCAGACCTTTTTTTGAATTACTGGTCGGTACCGACTATGTACGTAAAATGATAGAAGGAGGTAAAAGTGCTGATGAAATAAAAGCAAGATGGAAAAGAGATGTCGAAAGGTTCAAGATACAACGAAAGCCTTATCTACTCTATCAAGACAACTGA
- a CDS encoding SusC/RagA family TonB-linked outer membrane protein, which produces MNEDRKKRGLANSNLLIAMAITALIIGSSNAMANQTASGSSYKVTEQMQIQTVTGVVVDANGEPIIGASVVEKGTTNGIVTDMDGKFSLNVKVGTTLQITFVGYQPQDVKATKSMKVVLKEDNELLDEVVVVGYGTQKKANLTGAVSTVDVSKTLEARPQSDVSKALQGVVPGLTITNTSGKLNSKPTMTIRGTGTLSNSATSNPLIVVDGVPMDDISYLNTQDIDNISVLKDAASTSIYGTRAAFGVILVTTKSAKKTDKVTINYTNNFSWDTPTILPNYPDVATQARALRAANTRANLENELFGMYMDDNFIAKAEAWKQRHGGKKAGYREMIPGDDFDLGEDGSALYYADWDVVGIMFRDWKPAQSHNISIQGTSGKTSYFLSVGYNHEEGVMTFNPDKLNKYNANMNVTSDITNWLQIGGRFSYSDKAYTTPNTRRNTYTYMWRWGSFFGPYGTYQGIDMKNDIAYLKQAGDDKTNDSYTRIGAFLKATIIKGLTLNADYTFNINNKTTKSVGLPVICWNSWGGKLNTPTTAAGANGDTWVYQNSVRDNSYALNVFANYELTVAKDHHFNFMIGANAEEGEYQNHWSQRKGLLDDKLPEFNLATGDQTVGGTHNEWGTAGWFGRINYDYNGIWLLELNGRYDGSSKFPSSDRWAFFPSGSVGYRISEEKFFEPIKKVVSNTKIRASYGEIGNQAVGSNMYISTVSKRTDGNTHWLNGSNKVVAYDLPSLVSPTLKWERIQTLDIGGDFGFFNNELNISFDWYQRTTKDMLAPGQTMPDVLGAGAPKINAGTLRTRGWELSIDWRHHFNEVNVYANASIGDFKTVITKWDNDSQLLNENYSGKVYGDIWGFETDRYFTKDDFNADGSYKEGIASQKKLEQDGFVYGPGDIKFKDLNNDKEINGGEGTVKDHGDLKVIGNTTPRYQYGFRLGGEWKGIDIDMFFQGVGKCDAWTQSAFVMPMMRGADAIYANQANYWTDENPDPNADFPRMWPGNAGKGTVSVLDLGNHNFYPQSKYLVNMAYLRFKNLTIGYTLPKDWTRKVYMDKVRVYFSANNICELINKSNAPVDPEVNTSEAIANGGSSDYGNGTWGRVDPMYRTVSFGLQVTF; this is translated from the coding sequence ATGAATGAAGATCGCAAGAAACGAGGATTAGCGAACAGCAACCTCCTTATAGCCATGGCTATTACTGCCTTAATTATAGGTAGCAGCAATGCAATGGCTAATCAAACTGCTTCCGGCAGTAGTTACAAGGTGACTGAACAAATGCAAATACAAACCGTGACGGGTGTAGTAGTAGATGCAAACGGCGAACCGATTATTGGTGCCAGTGTCGTAGAGAAAGGGACAACCAATGGGATTGTAACCGACATGGATGGCAAATTTTCACTAAATGTAAAAGTAGGTACCACTCTGCAAATCACATTTGTAGGATACCAACCGCAAGATGTGAAAGCAACTAAAAGCATGAAAGTTGTCCTGAAAGAGGACAACGAATTACTAGATGAAGTGGTAGTGGTAGGTTATGGAACCCAGAAAAAGGCAAACCTTACCGGAGCAGTATCCACTGTAGATGTCAGCAAGACTTTGGAAGCCCGTCCACAATCCGATGTGTCCAAAGCTCTGCAAGGTGTAGTACCGGGATTGACCATCACTAATACCAGTGGAAAACTAAACAGCAAACCAACCATGACTATCCGTGGTACCGGAACACTGAGTAACAGTGCAACCAGTAACCCGCTTATTGTCGTAGATGGTGTGCCAATGGACGATATCTCATATTTAAATACACAGGATATCGATAATATATCTGTTTTGAAAGATGCAGCCTCCACTTCTATCTATGGTACAAGAGCAGCATTTGGTGTTATATTAGTAACAACAAAATCTGCAAAGAAAACAGATAAAGTCACAATCAATTATACCAATAATTTCTCCTGGGATACACCAACCATACTTCCGAACTATCCGGATGTAGCTACACAGGCCAGAGCTTTGCGTGCGGCCAACACTCGTGCCAATCTCGAGAATGAATTGTTCGGTATGTACATGGATGACAATTTCATAGCAAAAGCTGAAGCTTGGAAGCAAAGACACGGAGGTAAAAAAGCCGGATATCGCGAAATGATTCCGGGTGATGATTTTGATTTGGGAGAAGATGGTAGCGCACTATATTATGCAGATTGGGACGTGGTTGGAATTATGTTTCGAGACTGGAAACCCGCACAAAGTCACAATATATCAATACAGGGAACCAGTGGGAAAACATCCTATTTTTTGTCCGTTGGCTATAATCACGAGGAAGGAGTGATGACATTCAACCCGGATAAGTTGAATAAATACAACGCTAATATGAATGTCACTTCCGACATAACAAATTGGTTACAAATCGGTGGCCGCTTCAGTTATAGTGACAAGGCATACACCACCCCTAATACCCGCCGTAATACTTATACGTATATGTGGCGCTGGGGAAGTTTCTTCGGTCCTTATGGTACTTATCAGGGAATCGATATGAAAAATGATATCGCATACCTTAAACAAGCAGGAGATGATAAGACTAATGACTCTTATACTCGTATAGGTGCCTTCTTAAAAGCAACTATTATCAAAGGGTTAACCTTGAATGCCGATTATACATTTAATATCAACAATAAAACGACCAAATCAGTAGGATTACCCGTAATATGTTGGAACTCTTGGGGAGGTAAACTAAATACTCCTACTACCGCAGCAGGAGCTAATGGAGATACATGGGTATATCAGAATTCAGTCCGCGACAATTCTTACGCATTAAATGTATTCGCTAATTACGAACTAACAGTTGCAAAAGACCACCATTTCAACTTTATGATCGGTGCCAATGCTGAAGAAGGTGAATATCAGAATCATTGGTCACAACGTAAAGGGCTATTGGATGATAAACTACCTGAATTCAACCTGGCAACAGGAGATCAAACTGTAGGTGGAACGCATAACGAATGGGGTACTGCCGGATGGTTCGGACGCATCAACTATGATTATAACGGTATCTGGTTGTTGGAATTGAACGGACGATACGACGGTTCATCCAAATTCCCATCAAGTGATCGCTGGGCATTCTTCCCTTCCGGCTCTGTAGGCTATCGTATCAGTGAGGAAAAATTCTTCGAGCCCATCAAAAAAGTAGTCAGCAACACCAAAATACGTGCCTCATATGGTGAAATCGGTAACCAGGCAGTAGGTAGCAACATGTACATTTCAACTGTCTCAAAACGAACAGACGGCAATACACACTGGTTGAACGGCAGTAACAAAGTGGTAGCTTACGATCTTCCTTCTTTGGTCTCTCCGACCTTAAAATGGGAACGTATTCAAACACTGGATATCGGTGGTGATTTTGGTTTCTTCAATAACGAATTGAACATATCTTTTGACTGGTACCAACGCACAACCAAAGATATGTTAGCACCGGGTCAGACAATGCCGGACGTGCTAGGTGCAGGTGCACCGAAAATCAATGCAGGTACCTTACGCACACGTGGTTGGGAATTAAGTATTGATTGGCGTCATCATTTCAATGAAGTAAACGTATATGCCAATGCCAGTATAGGTGATTTCAAGACTGTCATCACCAAATGGGATAACGACAGCCAACTCTTGAATGAAAACTATAGCGGTAAAGTATATGGAGATATATGGGGATTTGAGACCGATCGATATTTTACAAAAGACGATTTTAACGCTGACGGTTCTTATAAAGAAGGGATTGCTTCTCAGAAAAAATTAGAACAAGACGGATTTGTTTACGGTCCGGGGGATATTAAATTTAAAGATCTGAATAACGACAAAGAAATTAATGGAGGTGAAGGTACGGTAAAAGATCACGGAGACTTAAAGGTGATTGGTAATACCACTCCCCGTTACCAGTACGGCTTTCGTCTGGGTGGCGAATGGAAAGGAATAGATATTGATATGTTCTTTCAAGGTGTAGGCAAATGTGATGCATGGACACAATCAGCTTTCGTAATGCCAATGATGCGTGGTGCCGATGCGATTTATGCAAATCAAGCTAATTATTGGACAGATGAAAATCCGGACCCTAATGCTGATTTCCCACGCATGTGGCCGGGTAATGCAGGAAAAGGTACAGTCAGCGTACTTGATTTAGGTAATCATAACTTCTATCCGCAAAGTAAATACCTGGTAAACATGGCCTATCTACGTTTCAAAAATTTGACTATAGGATATACCTTACCAAAAGATTGGACACGTAAAGTTTACATGGATAAAGTACGCGTTTATTTCAGTGCTAATAATATTTGCGAACTTATAAATAAGAGTAATGCTCCTGTAGACCCGGAAGTAAATACTTCTGAAGCTATAGCCAATGGCGGAAGCAGTGATTACGGCAATGGAACTTGGGGACGAGTAGACCCGATGTATCGTACCGTATCGTTCGGTTTACAAGTTACTTTCTAA